A window from Nitrospinota bacterium encodes these proteins:
- the hisC gene encoding histidinol-phosphate transaminase has product MKEELKRLVPRYICDINPYEPGKPIEEVERELGIKNSLKMASNENPLGPSPKAVAALKKVAGKVHYYPEGGSPYLLASLAKKLSVEPGEIVFGNGSNEVIELLMRCLVTKGDNIVASRHAFLVYRLIAQGMGAETLEAEPSENLGHDLDAMARLVNDKTKIIFVANPNNPTGTYVNRAELERFLKSVPKIPVVLDEAYYDYVEARDYPDTLSMRKQFPNIISLRTFSKSYGLAGLRIGYGVADAGLIGYLNRLRQPFNVNMMAQAGALAALGDKAHLKKSQKVNSTGKKQLYGELGKAGIAYVPTEANFILVKVGSGRSVFQSLQREAVIVRPMDVYGLPEYIRVTIGKKEQNARFMKALKKVMGL; this is encoded by the coding sequence ATGAAAGAGGAACTGAAGCGTCTTGTACCGCGTTATATATGCGATATAAACCCCTACGAACCCGGCAAGCCGATCGAAGAGGTGGAGCGGGAACTCGGGATAAAAAATTCGCTAAAGATGGCGAGCAATGAAAACCCTCTGGGGCCGTCGCCAAAGGCGGTAGCGGCGCTTAAAAAGGTAGCCGGCAAGGTTCACTACTACCCGGAGGGAGGCTCTCCCTACCTTCTTGCGAGCCTGGCAAAAAAGCTCTCCGTGGAGCCGGGGGAGATAGTGTTCGGAAACGGGTCCAACGAGGTGATAGAGCTCCTCATGCGCTGTCTCGTGACAAAAGGGGACAACATAGTCGCAAGCAGGCACGCTTTCCTTGTATACAGGCTGATAGCCCAGGGGATGGGAGCGGAGACGCTGGAAGCGGAACCTTCGGAAAATCTGGGTCACGACCTCGATGCGATGGCAAGGCTCGTGAACGATAAAACGAAGATAATATTCGTGGCGAATCCGAACAACCCGACAGGCACATATGTGAACAGGGCGGAGCTTGAAAGGTTTTTAAAGTCTGTTCCCAAAATACCGGTCGTGCTGGATGAGGCGTACTACGATTATGTGGAGGCGCGGGACTATCCCGACACATTGAGCATGAGGAAACAGTTTCCGAATATCATATCGCTCAGGACCTTTTCAAAATCCTACGGTCTTGCCGGATTGCGCATAGGGTACGGCGTCGCTGATGCCGGGCTGATAGGCTATCTGAACCGGCTGCGACAGCCGTTCAATGTGAACATGATGGCACAGGCGGGCGCTCTCGCCGCGCTTGGCGACAAGGCACACCTGAAGAAATCGCAGAAGGTCAATTCCACCGGGAAGAAACAGTTATACGGGGAGCTTGGCAAGGCAGGGATAGCATACGTCCCTACCGAGGCGAATTTCATACTGGTAAAGGTCGGAAGCGGCAGGAGCGTTTTTCAGAGCCTGCAGAGAGAGGCCGTGATAGTGCGGCCGATGGACGTTTACGGCCTCCCGGAATATATCAGGGTTACCATCGGGAAGAAGGAGCAGAACGCCCGCTTCATGAAGGCGCTTAAGAAAGTGATGGGGCTATAG
- the pheA gene encoding prephenate dehydratase: MTDIKGYRVKIDELDRKIVELLNARAEMAVEIGNIKSQEGKEVYDAKREVEVMKNLKKANRLIPDESLRSIYREIISASRSLEKRDVVAFLGPEGTFSHEAAITVFGSSCEFLPVSDFETIFSEVEKGNAMFGVIPVENSIEGIVPRTLDLLAESNLLISAEISIKANQNLVSKEKSISSVKKLFSHPQPLGQCRKFILKNLQGVEVKETPSTSAAAKLASKTKNSAALASLTASRIYGLNVLKRNVQDHSNSMTRFLVVSRLPSGKPAEGVRTRTSIAFKLKNKPGELYRVLGIFEKNSINLTKIASRPVPSDTWGYVFYLDFEGHRDEKITASALDELAQIADDLKIFGSYPMEQ, translated from the coding sequence TTGACTGATATAAAAGGCTACCGGGTGAAGATAGACGAGCTCGACAGGAAGATTGTCGAACTTCTGAATGCGCGCGCCGAAATGGCGGTGGAGATAGGCAACATAAAGTCGCAGGAAGGAAAGGAGGTCTACGACGCCAAGCGGGAAGTAGAGGTGATGAAAAACCTCAAAAAGGCGAACAGGCTGATCCCCGATGAGTCGTTGCGCTCCATCTATCGTGAAATTATTTCCGCTTCAAGGTCGCTTGAGAAGAGGGATGTAGTCGCTTTTCTCGGGCCGGAAGGGACCTTTTCGCACGAAGCCGCGATTACGGTTTTCGGCAGTTCCTGCGAGTTCTTGCCGGTCTCCGATTTCGAGACGATTTTCAGCGAAGTGGAGAAGGGGAACGCCATGTTCGGCGTTATTCCGGTTGAAAACTCCATAGAGGGGATCGTCCCCCGCACGCTTGACCTCCTTGCGGAATCGAATCTCCTCATATCGGCGGAAATATCGATCAAGGCGAACCAGAATCTCGTCTCGAAGGAGAAGAGCATTTCGTCGGTTAAAAAGCTCTTTTCGCATCCTCAGCCGCTGGGTCAGTGCAGGAAATTCATCCTCAAAAACCTTCAGGGGGTGGAGGTAAAGGAGACTCCCAGCACGTCTGCCGCCGCGAAGCTGGCCTCGAAAACGAAAAACTCAGCCGCGCTGGCGTCTTTGACCGCTTCCCGTATCTACGGCCTTAATGTGCTGAAGCGCAATGTGCAGGATCATTCAAACAGCATGACCAGGTTCCTGGTGGTGTCGCGGCTCCCCTCAGGGAAGCCCGCCGAAGGGGTAAGGACCAGAACGTCAATAGCGTTCAAGCTGAAAAACAAGCCAGGTGAGCTTTACCGCGTGCTGGGGATTTTCGAGAAAAACAGTATTAACCTCACGAAGATCGCCTCCCGCCCGGTGCCGAGCGATACATGGGGCTACGTTTTTTATCTTGATTTCGAGGGGCACAGGGATGAGAAAATCACCGCTTCCGCACTTGATGAACTGGCGCAGATCGCCGATGACCTGAAAATATTCGGTTCGTACCCGATGGAGCAATAA
- a CDS encoding CinA family nicotinamide mononucleotide deamidase-related protein: MPAKKSGKTARIITVGNEITTGKITDTNSAYLSRYLFTRGYHIDEILSVGDKPDAIKSAVRRALKGCDLLIVTGGLGPTHDDITKNAVCSLFKSKTRYNPTVQKQVEKFFRKRGRKVPLVNRSYAEIPHNAIALENRAGVAPGLFFNKKVLLLPGVPIEMKSMIEQHGKKIIPHGGNHFLEKTFRTVAGETELMKKITSLDNILENAEVAFLPHAGRTDIRIIVSGKSANEAKTRLRSAEKLLTANIKDRIWGYGNENIEDVVGKMLRKAGKTLSVAESCTGGGIGEALTSLPGSSDYFLGGIIAYSDRVKIEALGIPGETIKQHGAVSEETALAMARGVRERMRSDFGISATGIAGPGGGSKEKPVGLIYVAVSDVNGEMCEKLLLGPSRSYNRERTVFEALYLLYTRLKGETKTGGSEEGWYVYIVQCADGTYYCGVSNDVEKRIETHNQGKGAKYTRTRLPVKLLKKSGMMTKSEAHSLERRIKCVPREMKLSLLDERS; this comes from the coding sequence ATGCCGGCTAAAAAGAGTGGGAAGACAGCGCGGATAATCACTGTCGGCAACGAAATAACGACCGGAAAAATAACCGATACGAACTCCGCCTACCTTTCCCGCTACCTTTTCACACGGGGATATCATATCGACGAAATCCTATCCGTTGGCGATAAACCGGACGCCATCAAATCGGCCGTAAGGCGCGCTCTGAAGGGGTGCGACCTTCTGATAGTAACGGGCGGACTCGGCCCTACACACGACGACATTACGAAAAACGCGGTCTGCTCACTCTTCAAATCAAAAACCAGATACAACCCCACCGTTCAGAAACAGGTGGAAAAATTCTTCCGCAAAAGGGGGCGCAAGGTTCCTCTGGTGAACAGAAGTTACGCCGAGATACCGCATAACGCCATCGCTCTGGAAAACCGCGCCGGAGTCGCGCCTGGACTCTTTTTTAACAAAAAAGTCCTACTCCTCCCCGGAGTGCCGATCGAGATGAAGAGTATGATCGAACAGCATGGAAAAAAGATCATCCCGCATGGCGGGAATCATTTTCTTGAAAAAACATTCCGAACCGTCGCCGGGGAAACCGAGCTGATGAAAAAGATTACCTCACTCGACAACATTCTGGAAAATGCAGAAGTTGCCTTTCTCCCCCACGCTGGAAGGACCGATATACGGATCATCGTTTCGGGAAAATCGGCGAATGAAGCAAAAACCAGACTGAGAAGCGCTGAAAAACTTCTAACGGCAAACATCAAAGACCGCATCTGGGGGTACGGCAACGAAAATATTGAAGATGTTGTCGGAAAGATGCTGCGCAAGGCGGGGAAGACCCTTTCGGTCGCGGAGTCATGCACCGGCGGCGGGATAGGCGAGGCGCTTACATCTCTCCCCGGAAGCAGTGACTATTTTCTTGGCGGGATCATCGCCTATAGCGACAGAGTGAAGATCGAGGCGCTCGGCATCCCCGGCGAGACGATTAAACAGCATGGCGCCGTTTCGGAAGAGACTGCTCTGGCAATGGCGCGAGGGGTAAGGGAGAGGATGAGGTCGGATTTCGGCATTTCCGCAACCGGGATCGCCGGGCCGGGGGGAGGCTCGAAAGAGAAACCTGTCGGCCTAATATATGTCGCCGTTTCCGATGTGAATGGTGAGATGTGTGAAAAACTTCTGCTGGGGCCTTCCCGCTCGTACAATCGGGAGCGAACCGTATTCGAAGCTCTCTATCTCCTCTACACCCGGCTAAAGGGAGAGACTAAAACCGGCGGAAGCGAGGAAGGGTGGTACGTATACATCGTGCAGTGCGCCGACGGCACCTACTACTGCGGCGTCTCAAACGACGTTGAAAAACGGATAGAGACGCACAATCAGGGGAAAGGGGCGAAATATACAAGAACGAGACTCCCGGTGAAGCTCCTGAAAAAAAGCGGGATGATGACTAAAAGCGAGGCCCACTCGCTAGAAAGGAGAATTAAATGCGTACCAAGAGAGATGAAACTCTCGCTTCTGGATGAAAGGTCGTAG
- a CDS encoding translation initiation factor IF-2 N-terminal domain-containing protein — translation MKKIRVSDLAKKKKIPASQAVKMLKEKGLTKVTASTLVAADALEGANSVEKKESAVISHIFPPIGTSGSLASQALRINELKKESDPGKSVMKEAKPKKSAPKKEAASAPTAEKKALQPPSGGKPKMRADIFAAIAAVVAIILLGLMYVGQKADRAVMKELGASLSEIKETVAGLEKGIAENRSAVEGVDKKIEAVDLAVLSLEVRSQGAVLKSLSGNLKDSLRVRTQTLADGLASF, via the coding sequence ATGAAAAAAATAAGGGTCTCAGACCTTGCGAAGAAGAAAAAGATACCTGCGTCCCAGGCGGTAAAGATGTTGAAAGAAAAGGGTTTGACCAAGGTTACCGCTTCGACGCTAGTCGCGGCCGACGCGCTTGAAGGAGCGAACTCGGTGGAGAAAAAAGAGAGCGCGGTGATATCGCATATCTTTCCCCCTATCGGCACATCAGGCTCGCTTGCTTCGCAGGCGCTGCGTATAAACGAATTGAAAAAAGAGTCCGATCCAGGGAAGAGCGTTATGAAAGAGGCAAAGCCGAAGAAGAGCGCACCTAAAAAGGAAGCGGCTTCCGCTCCGACTGCGGAGAAAAAGGCTTTACAGCCACCTTCCGGGGGAAAACCGAAAATGCGAGCCGATATTTTCGCCGCGATAGCGGCTGTGGTAGCGATAATCCTCCTCGGATTGATGTATGTGGGGCAGAAGGCCGACCGCGCGGTGATGAAGGAGCTTGGCGCAAGCCTTTCCGAGATCAAAGAGACCGTAGCGGGGCTTGAAAAGGGGATCGCTGAAAACCGAAGCGCTGTCGAGGGAGTTGATAAAAAAATCGAAGCTGTCGACCTGGCTGTTCTTTCCCTTGAGGTTCGGTCGCAGGGGGCCGTTCTTAAATCACTCTCCGGCAACCTTAAGGATTCTCTCCGCGTCAGAACACAAACCTTGGCCGACGGTCTCGCCTCCTTTTAA